Proteins encoded together in one Triticum dicoccoides isolate Atlit2015 ecotype Zavitan chromosome 7B, WEW_v2.0, whole genome shotgun sequence window:
- the LOC119340492 gene encoding AT-hook motif nuclear-localized protein 27-like, whose amino-acid sequence MATGSSKWWQGPMDFPPQPQPQPLQMQQHHPHQHQQLQLPAVTMPAPTPAPAVAAPAASPESKQQQGQGQGEGQMGAAAGAIVPLRRPRGRPMGSKNKPKPPIIITRDSPDALHSHILEVAPGADVAACVAEYARRRGRGVCVLGASGSVVDVVVRGAASEAPLPGRFELLSMTGTVLPPPAPSEASGLAVMLSAGQGQVLGGCVVGPLVAAGPVTLFAATFANAVYERLPLQDGADADVKPDLSTAPDASVPQEVQAQQPLAISQAMAMGAGYPDHRSPQYLWGGHQGGGI is encoded by the coding sequence ATGGCCACCGGCAGCAGCAAGTGGTGGCAAGGGCCAATGGACTTcccgccgcagccgcagccgcagccgctgCAGATGCAGCAGCATCATCCGCACCAGCACCAGCAGCTGCAGCTGCCGGCGGTGACCATGCCGGCGCCGACGCCGGCCCCAGCGGTGGCCGCCCCGGCCGCCTCGCCGGAGAGCAAGCAGCAACAGGGCCAGGGCCAGGGCGAGGGGCAGATGGGCGCGGCGGCGGGGGCCATCGTGCCACTGCGGAGGCCGCGGGGCCGGCCGATGGGGTCCAAGAACAAGCCCAAGCCGCCGATAATCATCACGCGCGACAGCCCTGACGCGCTCCACTCGCACATCCTGGAGGTGGCCCCCGGCGCCGACGTCGCGGCGTGCGTGGCCGAGTACGCGCGCCGCCGCGGCCGGGGCGTCTGCGTGCTGGGCGCGTCCGGCTCCGTCGTGGACGTCGTCGTGCGCGGCGCGGCCTCGGAGGCGCCGCTCCCGGGGCGCTTCGAGCTCCTCTCCATGACCGGCACCGTGCTCCCGCCCCCGGCGCCGTCCGAGGCGTCCGGCCTCGCCGTCATGCTCTCCGCCGGGCAGGGCCAGGTCCTCGGGGGGTGCGTCGTGGGGCCGCTCGTTGCCGCCGGGCCAGTCACCCTCTTCGCCGCCACCTTCGCCAACGCCGTCTACGAGCGCCTGCCCCTCcaggacggcgccgacgccgacgtcAAGCCCGACCTCTCCACCGCCCCCGACGCCTCGGTCCCGCAAGAAGTGCAAGCGCAGCAGCCACTGGCGATCTCCCAGGCCATGGCCATGGGCGCGGGCTACCCTGACCACCGCTCACCTCAGTACCTGTGGGGAGGCCACCAGGGAGGCGGCATCTGA